The proteins below come from a single Thermodesulfobacteriota bacterium genomic window:
- a CDS encoding response regulator, whose product MCKILVIDDEKVIINIIQQLLEMNGYDVDTAGDGDEGIQKFDNDCFDLVITDICMPGVDGNGVAKHIRDSAKKYVPVIGMSGTPWGFEDKRFDTIFEKPFQLKALMNTVEELIPLNSKIAALG is encoded by the coding sequence ATGTGTAAAATTCTTGTTATTGACGATGAAAAAGTAATCATAAATATAATACAGCAGCTGTTGGAAATGAACGGGTATGATGTGGACACAGCAGGTGATGGGGACGAAGGTATTCAAAAATTTGATAACGACTGTTTTGACCTGGTTATTACCGATATATGCATGCCAGGTGTAGATGGTAACGGTGTTGCCAAGCACATACGCGATTCTGCAAAAAAATATGTACCGGTTATAGGTATGTCAGGAACCCCCTGGGGATTTGAAGACAAGCGCTTTGATACCATTTTTGAAAAGCCCTTTCAATTAAAGGCCCTCATGAATACAGTGGAAGAACTTATCCCGCTCAATTCGAAAATAGCCGCGTTGGGTTAA
- a CDS encoding aminopeptidase — protein sequence MFTEKQLNRYADVLLWAMKKARTAKFKKNDIVAIRYNAPSIRLAEIVHAKLLDIGLNPVLRTMPSPTMEKNLFELSNHQQLVFIPPGEQELYKNLNGSIFLHAPESITHLKNIDPKKIGKVAVSRKVFRDILDKREQQGLFGWTLCIFPTQKLAKHAGLSMKEYTRQIITSCFLNKTSPISHWEQIFNNAVSIKKWLNSLKVKFYHIESKNVDLNIYPGEKRRWIGLSGHNIPSFEIFLSPDWRGTTGVYFADQPSYRSGNYVKNVRLEFKKGSAVKISATKGADFVKNQLSMDKGANKLGEFSLTDKRFSKISLFMANTLFDENYGGKYGNCHIAVGASYADSYSGDVKRLSKERKKKLGFNDSALHWDLVNTEKKTVTAHLAPGKIIRIYENGRFLY from the coding sequence ATGTTTACCGAAAAACAGCTCAACAGATATGCGGATGTCCTGCTATGGGCCATGAAAAAAGCCAGAACCGCAAAATTTAAAAAAAACGACATTGTGGCGATCCGTTATAACGCCCCTTCAATAAGACTTGCGGAAATAGTTCATGCAAAACTCCTTGATATTGGGTTGAATCCGGTTCTTCGCACCATGCCCAGCCCGACGATGGAAAAGAACCTTTTTGAACTTTCAAATCACCAACAGCTTGTTTTTATTCCACCCGGCGAACAAGAGCTTTATAAAAATCTGAACGGGTCAATTTTTTTGCATGCCCCTGAATCGATCACTCATCTGAAAAACATTGATCCCAAAAAAATAGGAAAAGTGGCCGTTTCAAGAAAAGTTTTTCGTGATATTCTTGATAAACGTGAACAGCAGGGACTTTTCGGATGGACATTGTGTATCTTTCCTACACAAAAGCTTGCAAAACATGCCGGCCTCTCTATGAAAGAATATACGCGCCAGATAATAACTTCCTGTTTTCTTAACAAAACATCTCCTATATCGCACTGGGAGCAAATATTCAACAATGCAGTTTCCATTAAAAAATGGCTAAACAGTTTAAAGGTAAAATTTTATCACATTGAATCGAAAAATGTGGATCTCAACATTTACCCCGGGGAAAAAAGAAGGTGGATAGGCTTGTCCGGCCACAATATACCCAGTTTTGAAATATTTCTGTCTCCTGACTGGCGAGGAACCACCGGGGTTTATTTTGCCGACCAGCCTTCATACCGAAGCGGCAATTACGTTAAAAATGTCAGGCTTGAGTTTAAAAAAGGCTCGGCGGTTAAAATCAGTGCGACCAAAGGAGCAGATTTTGTAAAAAATCAGCTGTCCATGGATAAAGGGGCAAACAAGCTGGGAGAGTTTTCCCTTACAGACAAAAGGTTTTCCAAGATTAGCCTATTCATGGCCAATACGCTCTTTGATGAAAACTACGGCGGAAAGTACGGCAACTGTCATATCGCAGTCGGTGCTTCCTATGCAGACTCATACTCAGGGGATGTAAAGCGCCTGTCTAAGGAGCGTAAGAAAAAACTCGGATTCAACGATTCTGCCCTCCACTGGGATCTGGTGAACACCGAAAAGAAAACGGTGACCGCCCACCTTGCACCGGGCAAAATCATCCGTATTTATGAAAACGGCCGGTTTTTATATTGA
- a CDS encoding histidinol-phosphatase → MMVLLDQPALVSVHGGHSGEFCCHAKDSLEDIIKAYIKRGFSWVGITEHMPFLADELMYPEEKAAGFDAKGTYLRFSNYISTCRKLQKKYSSSIKIYVGFETETFSGFEPFIKKLMKNFQPDYMVGSLHHVRDMGFDYSKQQYNETARIVGGLEALYCAYFDQQYQMINALKPAVVGHFDLIRIFDPDYQARLKKPEVQKRIQRNLKLIKKLDLIMDYNLRALYAGASEPYPSRPILLQALDLGIAVVPGDDSHGVETAGMHVKEGIKNLQDLGFDIQWRTPC, encoded by the coding sequence ATGATGGTTTTACTCGACCAACCTGCACTTGTTTCCGTTCATGGCGGGCACAGCGGAGAATTCTGTTGTCACGCAAAAGATTCTCTGGAAGACATAATCAAAGCTTATATTAAAAGGGGTTTTTCCTGGGTGGGTATAACCGAGCATATGCCCTTTTTGGCTGACGAATTGATGTATCCTGAGGAAAAAGCGGCCGGCTTTGATGCAAAGGGAACCTATCTAAGATTTTCTAACTATATTTCCACCTGTCGCAAGCTGCAGAAAAAATATTCCTCATCGATAAAAATTTATGTGGGCTTTGAAACAGAAACGTTCAGCGGATTCGAACCATTTATTAAAAAACTGATGAAAAATTTTCAACCCGATTACATGGTGGGGTCTTTGCACCATGTAAGAGATATGGGTTTTGATTATTCCAAACAGCAGTATAATGAGACGGCTCGAATTGTTGGCGGGTTGGAGGCCCTCTATTGCGCGTATTTTGATCAGCAGTATCAAATGATTAACGCGCTTAAACCGGCAGTGGTCGGTCATTTTGACCTCATCCGTATATTCGATCCGGATTATCAGGCCCGGCTGAAAAAACCGGAGGTACAAAAACGAATTCAAAGGAACCTTAAGCTGATAAAAAAGTTAGACCTGATCATGGATTATAATCTTCGGGCGTTATATGCAGGGGCCAGTGAACCCTACCCATCCAGACCAATTCTTCTTCAAGCATTGGATTTAGGGATCGCCGTGGTACCCGGTGATGATTCACACGGAGTCGAAACAGCGGGAATGCATGTAAAAGAAGGGATAAAAAATTTACAGGACCTTGGGTTTGATATACAATGGCGGACACCCTGCTGA
- a CDS encoding bifunctional nuclease family protein, whose protein sequence is MLHKVSIAGLTVDPASNTPIIILKSEHNDHTVPIWIGLLEATAIASALQGVAFDRPMTHDLFKNFSEMLNIAVSKVEVCDIKDSTYFARIHFASREKVFSMDARPSDAIAIALRFNAPIFIDDKVIEKSKSGDGAAEVVDQSSEGKKWAEYLEKLSPKDFGKFKV, encoded by the coding sequence ATGCTGCATAAGGTAAGCATAGCGGGCCTGACAGTAGATCCGGCTTCGAACACACCGATTATTATTTTAAAGTCTGAACATAACGATCATACGGTACCCATCTGGATTGGATTGCTGGAAGCCACGGCCATCGCTTCGGCACTGCAAGGCGTTGCATTTGATCGTCCCATGACGCACGATCTGTTTAAAAATTTTTCAGAAATGTTGAATATTGCAGTTTCGAAAGTAGAGGTATGTGATATAAAAGACAGCACTTATTTTGCCAGAATCCATTTTGCTTCCAGGGAAAAGGTTTTCAGTATGGACGCCCGTCCAAGCGATGCAATTGCCATTGCATTGCGATTTAATGCACCGATCTTTATTGACGATAAAGTAATAGAAAAATCGAAGAGTGGAGATGGTGCTGCGGAAGTTGTTGACCAGAGCAGTGAAGGAAAAAAATGGGCCGAGTATCTCGAAAAATTATCACCAAAAGATTTTGGTAAATTTAAGGTGTAA